The Deltaproteobacteria bacterium genome contains a region encoding:
- a CDS encoding electron transfer flavoprotein subunit alpha/FixB family protein: MKDIWIWAEHRGGVLEDVTFGLLGEARRLLSQMGEKGLVTAVVLGEGLGPELEKLSSFGADRVRYVDAKDLSRYQGELFARVLLGLIQREKPHGLLMAQNAQTADLAPRLGALLETALVTYAMDLQVEAQGRLVITRPVANGYLFEHVRLEGSTLPIISFLPSVLVAPESNTEREAEIHVEPLEVSPEELQTRVVEVIEADPEHLDLEEADIIVSGGRGVGKGEVFEIVHELARALGGSVAGTRPVIDWQVLPHERQIGQTGKRVGPRLILNCGISGANEYTAGMEKSQKVIAINIDPRARIFRFADLGVVGDLHRVLPLLIERIKEMKEPPS, translated from the coding sequence CTTTTAGGCGAGGCCCGAAGGCTCCTCTCCCAAATGGGTGAAAAAGGCCTGGTTACTGCGGTGGTATTGGGTGAAGGGCTCGGCCCGGAGCTTGAAAAACTCAGCTCCTTTGGCGCGGATCGGGTCCGCTATGTTGATGCGAAAGATCTTTCCCGGTATCAGGGGGAGCTCTTCGCACGGGTTCTTCTTGGCCTCATCCAGAGAGAGAAACCCCACGGCCTGCTGATGGCCCAGAATGCGCAAACCGCAGATCTGGCCCCCCGGCTTGGGGCCTTGCTGGAGACCGCACTGGTTACCTATGCCATGGATCTCCAAGTGGAAGCCCAAGGCCGATTGGTCATTACCCGTCCTGTGGCCAACGGATATCTTTTTGAACATGTACGTTTGGAGGGCAGCACTCTGCCGATTATATCCTTCCTCCCTTCCGTGCTTGTTGCTCCGGAGTCCAATACAGAAAGGGAAGCGGAAATCCATGTGGAACCTTTGGAAGTTTCTCCGGAGGAGCTCCAAACCAGGGTAGTCGAAGTCATCGAGGCGGATCCCGAGCACCTGGATCTGGAGGAGGCCGACATTATTGTGTCTGGCGGCCGTGGCGTGGGCAAGGGCGAAGTCTTTGAAATCGTCCATGAGCTGGCCCGGGCCCTGGGCGGTTCCGTGGCCGGAACGCGGCCTGTCATTGACTGGCAGGTGCTTCCCCATGAACGGCAGATCGGGCAGACTGGAAAGAGAGTGGGGCCACGTCTGATTCTCAACTGCGGTATCTCCGGGGCCAACGAGTACACGGCGGGGATGGAAAAATCCCAGAAGGTGATTGCGATCAACATCGACCCTCGGGCGCGGATCTTTCGATTCGCCGATCTGGGCGTGGTCGGGGATTTGCACCGGGTTCTTCCCCTATTGATAGAGCGCATCAAGGAGATGAAGGAACCCCCATCGTGA